From one Triticum urartu cultivar G1812 chromosome 3, Tu2.1, whole genome shotgun sequence genomic stretch:
- the LOC125546091 gene encoding uncharacterized protein LOC125546091 isoform X2 has protein sequence MVSAWTIVPGIIATLLVLFITKCWDPVAQHLGHPFDVPRRVDDLLEGIQRLLGLTADHQRDRPRPSSADVQGWMSCIQASQQAAQVIMGRRDALLTHDLGGRTEFAGLLAWLGKHLKNYRERCSVGKLADLELEKVKVLIARGEAYWKEAHAAPHGRNIRWATHPRAVSNATLRANMTLDRAVHRWGSGIRAMEHMLVRALRFVEDTTPGSFGVWGMGGVGKTTLLELVRDSGWESFDHIVFVKVGKQYDVHKVQQCIANNVGASLSSESSMQHSADTIYNHLRDKNFLLLLDDLWKRLDLQAIGIPPITGEPGRHRKVIVTSRRNTVCANMRCQENNIIAAGCLNKEDALLLFLDKVGNRAIQAHSRIPSLAKEVAAQCGGLPLVLCVVGSAMSAKEDPGLWLNAINRLKKSKVHNNLDTDEEVYQCLKYSFDNLANDGLRGCLLLCSLWAQNESIPKEQLIQWCIGLGFSEASDGFEGGEEMIHCLLDASLLEKKGSKVVEMHDVIRDMALWILEADSREQAPMRDERWSVLKQVWIEETERPMGNSNMWPICERKLARMKGIEKNWHTLSTNHAWPAKKDWPKLEMLVKRKDCLSSLPSISDFKALTFLDLGSQFRLEEFPKEICELIELEYLNIVGSGMFALPMELGKLSKLKHLHLRQAWNLRAIPRGLFSGLQNIQVVDLFCDSSERPYRPKSDAVSFSPLLLALADPEIDNLQILGICLQGQSANIEILKKMKRVRVQSLCLLNPFFCSEHQQPQAKNCNVMNLKLLGDLDSLKELAISSSDSLREVAAEWDPTQSPSKDVLLPNLNHLCLENLSTLEKVIWRNTGNHLREVYIIKCGRIKHATWVLQLKFLELLDIRGCTRLELLVDISELWPEEIASNPPRVIFPQLKSITLIHLPELSTICVLPCDFEKLARLSVSSCSKLTAISTHRPVNAARPALLTVGEDEWFARLEHNPHIRRTSRAFIAEFFEPMICHFGKSVLRFRLNKLVRHRRAELIPRSLPSKSEVLDCRMARDGGPDSLELLIRNFKWSKEVPRISNRNKEYKKKNKHPHSWSSQCHNGKLEEFRGEDEARMRGGVLPLLDMTEEHARNSFWGNEKNDVLTEALGNAEHSGQVKARHRRSRAEYDGMEVTSVQTVRGECKDQVSIFKKELKRRRFVGEDVQKMEIHFSCSSIRNISAEIPATYLVSDTKVPKALGKVHLPIAEETLTAIDDVEGASELFVGEPPEWQTDLRDAKIKCVQWPRKDTDFDQVLPTALAEATTIAPPQQRLPTIISFAAATRGQPPPRPRPETTKTRTVATPPHAAVATTPVAAVLSWRRPAAGSTLVVARYKTLVTTPAATLMATKHAAPASQKKKALVKMVKPNQNKTVDELNEEQLLFALQISLVATNTRKFKNGEPLVELSDEEMEKEFGPACLIFHDYYMEKSKNQANERSSSFTAKFEHKHFHHSEEDYAIPVQFEDLFELYNLGALEAGLMRLWTLHLIKVAEDSKAPVGFLDAHMISSRQINTMRDQTHRYMVYALNAQCTKEYIIFPYNNGAHWVAVVLLPKLNKVIYLDSIRGDNRYKELEEVLNSAFLEVCNHQTGGTSHSAQLCHDFNVMCHQQPMGTQLCGFYACRHMQIVFNAAEAKDCEIIYNISKSKLGMHELAKIRHELVHYINTEVREEFVQVK, from the exons ATGGTATCCGCCTGGACCATCGTTCCTGGTATTATCGCAACGTTGCTTGTGCTTTTCATCACCAAGTGCTGGGATCCCGTCGCGCAGCATTTGGGGCACCCATTCGACGTCCCCAGGCGCGTGGACGACCTCCTGGAGGGGATCCAGCGGCTGCTCGGCTTGACGGCGGACCACCAGCGCGATCGTCCCAGACCCTCGTCTGCAGACGTGCAAGGCTGGATGTCGTGCATTCAAGCATCGCAGCAGGCGGCACAAGTTATCATGGGCAGGAGGGATGCGCTGCTGACCCATGAccttggtggtcggactgagttCGCGGGCCTCCTTGCCTGGCTTGGGAAGCACCTCAAAAACTACCGGGAGAGATGCTCTGTCGGCAAGCTAGCAGATCTGGAGCTTGAAAAAGTCAAGGTACTTATCGCCCGTGGGGAGGCATACTGGAAGGAGGCGCATGCTGCTCCCCACGGTCGCAATATCCGTTGGGCGACCCATCCACGGGCCGTTTCCAACGCGACCCTACGTGCCAACATGACCCTTGACAGAGCGGTCCACAGATGGGGATCGGGAATCAGGGCAATGGAACATATGCTTGTCCGGGCTCTCCGATTTGTTGAAGACACAACTCCTGGGTCCTTCGGGGTATGGGGCATGGGCGGTGTGGGCAAGACCACCCTTCTGGAGCTTGTGCGTGATTCTGGCTGGGAGTCCTTCGACCATATTGTTTTTGTGAAGGTTGGCAAACAGTACGATGTCCATAAGGTGCAACAGTGCATTGCAAACAATGTCGGAGCGTCATTGTCCTCCGAATCCAGTATGCAACACTCTGCTGACACCATTTATAATCATCTGAGAGACAAAAACTTCTTGTTGCTGCTGGATGACCTATGGAAACGCCTTGACTTGCAAGCAATCGGCATCCCACCAATTACTGGGGAACCGGGGCGGCATCGTAAAGTTATAGTAACATCAAGAAGAAACACCGTATGCGCCAATATGAGATGCCAAGAAAACAACATCATAGCTGCAGGGTGCTTGAACAAAGAAGATGCGTTGCTACTCTTCCTGGATAAAGTCGGGAACCGCGCCATCCAAGCCCACTCTCGGATTCCCAGCCTGGCTAAGGAG GTGGCAGCGCAGTGTGGTGGCTTACCACTAGTTCTGTGCGTCGTCGGTTCAGCTATGTCAGCGAAGGAAGATCCTGGGCTATGGCTGAATGCAATAAACAGATTGAAGAAGTCAAAGGTCCACAATAACCTCGATACAGATGAAGAGGTATACCAGTGTCTAAAATACAGTTTTGACAATCTGGCAAATGATGGACTGCGAGGCTGTCTACTATTGTGCTCTTTGTGGGCTCAAAACGAGAGCATCCCTAAGGAGCAGCTTATCCAATGGTGTATTGGGCTTGGTTTTTCAGAAGCTTCTGATGGTTTTGAAGGAGGGGAAGAGATGATCCATTGTCTGCTGGATGCGTCGCTCTTGGAGAAGAAAGGAAGCAAGGTGGTTGAGATGCACGACGTCATCCGTGACATGGCACTGTGGATTTTGGAAGCTGACAGCAGGGAACAAGCACCGATGAGAGATGAGAGGTGGAGCGTGCTGAAGCAAGTATGGATCGAGGAGACAGAACGGCCTATGGGGAATAGCAACATGTGGCCCATATGTGAGAGGAAGCTAGCACGGATGAAGGGCATCGAGAAGAACTGGCACACATTGTCTACCAATCATGCATGGCCTGCCAAGAAAGATTGGCCCAAGCTCGAGATGCTGGTAAAGCGGAAGGATTGCTTATCTTCACTACCAAGCATCTCTGATTTCAAAGCTTTGACCTTTTTAGATTTGGGTTCCCAATTTAGATTGGAGGAATTTCCAAAGGAGATATGTGAGTTGATCGAGCTAGAATACCTCAACATTGTGGGAAGTGGGATGTTTGCGCTGCCGATGGAGCTCGGGAAGCTGTCAAAGCTCAAGCATTTGCATCTAAGGCAAGCTTGGAACCTTCGAGCAATACCAAGAGGATTATTCTCAGGACTTCAGAACATTCAAGTGGTGGACCTTTTCTGTGACAGTTCGGAGCGTCCTTACCGTCCAAAGTCTGATGCTGTTTCCTTTTCTCCTCTTCTACTAGCATTGGCAGACCCAGAAATAGACAACTTGCAAATTCTTGGGATTTGCCTGCAGGGACAGAGTGCTAATATCGAGATCCTAAAGAAGATGAAGAGGGTGCGTGTACAGTCACTTTGCTTGCTTAATCCATTTTTCTGCAGTGAGCACCAGCAGCCCCAGGCAAAAAACTGCAACGTAATGAATTTGAAGCTGCTCGGCGATCTAGACAGCCTAAAGGAGCTGGCCATTTCTAGCTCTGACAGTTTGCGGGAGGTTGCCGCTGAATGGGATCCCACGCAGTCTCCTAGTAAAGATGTGCTACTCCCAAACCTCAACCATCTCTGTTTGGAAAACCTCAGTACACTGGAGAAAGTAATATGGAGGAATACAGGAAATCACCTTCGAGAGGTATATATTATCAAATGTGGAAGAATAAAGCATGCTACATGGGTACTGCAGCTTAAATTCCTCGAACTTCTGGATATTCGTGGTTGCACACGACTTGAACTCCTGGTTGATATATCAGAGCTGTGGCCTGAAGAAATTGCAAGTAATCCACCCAGGGTGATTTTTCCACAACTTAAAAGTATCACTTTAATTCACCTTCCAGAGTTATCTACCATCTGTGTGTTGCCTTGCGATTTTGAGAAGCTGGCCAGGCTTTCAGTTTCTTCATGTAGTAAGCTGACAGCCATTTCTACTCACCGTCCTGTCAATGCGGCCAGACCCGCCCTTCTTACAGTGGGTGAAGATGAATGGTTTGCTCGATTGGAACACAATCCCCACATTCGGCGTACCTCTCGCGCATTCATAGCAGAGTTTTTTGAGCCTATGATTTGTCATTTCGGGAAGTCTGTCCTGCGTTTTAGATTGAACAAACTGGTTCGACACAGGCGGGCTGAATTAATTCCTCGCTCCCTGCCCTCCAAGTCTGAAGTTTTGGATTGCAGAATGGCTAGAGATGGAGGGCCTGATTCTTTGGAGTTATTAATAAG AAATTTTAAGTGGTCAAAGGAAGTTCCCCGCATTAGTAATCGGAACAAGGAGTATAAGAAAAAAAATAAGCACCCTCATAGTTGGAGCTCTCAATGTCACAATGGTAAGCTTGAAGAATTTAGGGGGGAGGACGAGGCAAGGATGAGGGGGGGAGTGCTACCATTGCTCGACATGACGGAAGAGCATGCCAGAAACAGTTTTTGG GGGAATGAGAAGAATGATGTACTCACCGAGGCCCTAGGAAATGCAGAGCATTCTGGTCAAGTTAAAGCCAGGCACAGAAGATCCAGAGCAGAATATGACGGCATGGAAGTTACCAGTGTTCAAACGGTAAGGGGAGAATGCAAGGATCAAGTCAGTATCTTCAAGAAGGAGCTTAAACGGCGAAGGTTTGTCGGAGAGGATGTGCAGAAAATGGAGATCCATTTTAGTTGTTCCTCTATCCGCAATATCTCAGCAGAAATCCCAGCCACATATCTTGTCAGCGACACCAAA GTGCCGAAAGCTTTGGGGAAGGTACATCTACCCATAGCAGAGGAGACGCTCACTGCCATTGATGACGTGGAAGGTGCAAGTGAGCTATTTGTTGGTGAGCCTCCGGAATGGCAAACTGACCTAAGAGATGCCAAAATCAAATGTGTCCAATGGCCCAGGAAGGACACTGACTTTGATCAAGTCCTACCAACAGCACTGGCAGAAGCAACAACAATAGCACCGCCACAGCAACGATTACCAACAATAATATCATTTGCAGCAGCAACAAGAGGGCAGccgccaccacgaccacgaccagaAACAACAAAAACAAGGACAGTGGCGACACCACCACATGCAGCAGTAGCAACAACACCAGTTGCAGCAGTGCTAAGCTGGCGACGGCCAGCAGCAGGGTCAACACTAGTGGTAGCAAGGTACAAAACACTAGTGACAACACCAGCGGCAACACTAATGGCAACAAAGCATGCAGCACCAGCAAGCCAGAAGAAAAAAGCCCTAGTGAAAATGGTCAAACCCAACCAAAACAAGACTGTTGACGAGCTCAACGAGGAGCAGCTTCTTTTTGCACTGCAGATAAGCTTGGTTGCTACTAATACCCGGAAATTCAAGAATGGCGAACCATTGGTCGAGCTGTCAGATGAAGAAATGGAGAAAGAATTTGGACCTGCTTGTCTGATTTTCCATGATTATtacatggagaaatcaaaaaatCAGGCAAATGAGCGGTCTTCTAGTTTCACCGCAAAATTCGAACATAAACATTTTCACCATTCCGAGGAAGACTATGCAATTCCTGTGCAATTCGAGGACTTGTTCGAGCTGTACAACCTTGGTGCCCTTGAAGCGGGTCTCATGAGATTGTGGACATT ACACTTGATTAAGGTCGCAGAAGATAGTAAAGCACCAGTGGGTTTTCTCGATGCACACATGATATCATCAAGGCAAATCAATACCATGCGAGACCAAACCCACCGGTATATGGTCTATGCATTGAATGCTCAATGCACCAAGGAGTACAtcatttttccctacaacaatgGTGCGCATTGGGTTGCAGTTGTACTTCTGCCAAAATTGAACAAGGTAATATACCTTGATTCAATCAGGGGGGACAACAGATACAAAGAACTCGAGGAAGTACTAAACAG TGCATTCTTGGAGGTTTGTAATCATCAAACTGGAGGGACCAGCCATTCAGCGCAGCTGTGCCATGACTTCAATGTGATG TGCCACCAGCAGCCAATGGGTACCCAGCTATGTGGATTCTACGCATGCCGCCACATGCAAATCGTCTTCAATGCGGCGGAAGCAAAAGATTGCGAG ATAATATATAACATATCTAAAAGCAAATTGGGAATGCACGAGCTTGCCAAAATCCGCCACGAACTTGTTCACTACATAAATACAGAAGTTAGAGAGGAATTTGTCCAAGTAAAATGA
- the LOC125546091 gene encoding uncharacterized protein LOC125546091 isoform X1 yields MVSAWTIVPGIIATLLVLFITKCWDPVAQHLGHPFDVPRRVDDLLEGIQRLLGLTADHQRDRPRPSSADVQGWMSCIQASQQAAQVIMGRRDALLTHDLGGRTEFAGLLAWLGKHLKNYRERCSVGKLADLELEKVKVLIARGEAYWKEAHAAPHGRNIRWATHPRAVSNATLRANMTLDRAVHRWGSGIRAMEHMLVRALRFVEDTTPGSFGVWGMGGVGKTTLLELVRDSGWESFDHIVFVKVGKQYDVHKVQQCIANNVGASLSSESSMQHSADTIYNHLRDKNFLLLLDDLWKRLDLQAIGIPPITGEPGRHRKVIVTSRRNTVCANMRCQENNIIAAGCLNKEDALLLFLDKVGNRAIQAHSRIPSLAKEVAAQCGGLPLVLCVVGSAMSAKEDPGLWLNAINRLKKSKVHNNLDTDEEVYQCLKYSFDNLANDGLRGCLLLCSLWAQNESIPKEQLIQWCIGLGFSEASDGFEGGEEMIHCLLDASLLEKKGSKVVEMHDVIRDMALWILEADSREQAPMRDERWSVLKQVWIEETERPMGNSNMWPICERKLARMKGIEKNWHTLSTNHAWPAKKDWPKLEMLVKRKDCLSSLPSISDFKALTFLDLGSQFRLEEFPKEICELIELEYLNIVGSGMFALPMELGKLSKLKHLHLRQAWNLRAIPRGLFSGLQNIQVVDLFCDSSERPYRPKSDAVSFSPLLLALADPEIDNLQILGICLQGQSANIEILKKMKRVRVQSLCLLNPFFCSEHQQPQAKNCNVMNLKLLGDLDSLKELAISSSDSLREVAAEWDPTQSPSKDVLLPNLNHLCLENLSTLEKVIWRNTGNHLREVYIIKCGRIKHATWVLQLKFLELLDIRGCTRLELLVDISELWPEEIASNPPRVIFPQLKSITLIHLPELSTICVLPCDFEKLARLSVSSCSKLTAISTHRPVNAARPALLTVGEDEWFARLEHNPHIRRTSRAFIAEFFEPMICHFGKSVLRFRLNKLVRHRRAELIPRSLPSKSEVLDCRMARDGGPDSLELLIRNFKWSKEVPRISNRNKEYKKKNKHPHSWSSQCHNGKLEEFRGEDEARMRGGVLPLLDMTEEHARNSFWVSMSSKSSTSPSTIALQKRDMQTLRSKLGNEKNDVLTEALGNAEHSGQVKARHRRSRAEYDGMEVTSVQTVRGECKDQVSIFKKELKRRRFVGEDVQKMEIHFSCSSIRNISAEIPATYLVSDTKVPKALGKVHLPIAEETLTAIDDVEGASELFVGEPPEWQTDLRDAKIKCVQWPRKDTDFDQVLPTALAEATTIAPPQQRLPTIISFAAATRGQPPPRPRPETTKTRTVATPPHAAVATTPVAAVLSWRRPAAGSTLVVARYKTLVTTPAATLMATKHAAPASQKKKALVKMVKPNQNKTVDELNEEQLLFALQISLVATNTRKFKNGEPLVELSDEEMEKEFGPACLIFHDYYMEKSKNQANERSSSFTAKFEHKHFHHSEEDYAIPVQFEDLFELYNLGALEAGLMRLWTLHLIKVAEDSKAPVGFLDAHMISSRQINTMRDQTHRYMVYALNAQCTKEYIIFPYNNGAHWVAVVLLPKLNKVIYLDSIRGDNRYKELEEVLNSAFLEVCNHQTGGTSHSAQLCHDFNVMCHQQPMGTQLCGFYACRHMQIVFNAAEAKDCEIIYNISKSKLGMHELAKIRHELVHYINTEVREEFVQVK; encoded by the exons ATGGTATCCGCCTGGACCATCGTTCCTGGTATTATCGCAACGTTGCTTGTGCTTTTCATCACCAAGTGCTGGGATCCCGTCGCGCAGCATTTGGGGCACCCATTCGACGTCCCCAGGCGCGTGGACGACCTCCTGGAGGGGATCCAGCGGCTGCTCGGCTTGACGGCGGACCACCAGCGCGATCGTCCCAGACCCTCGTCTGCAGACGTGCAAGGCTGGATGTCGTGCATTCAAGCATCGCAGCAGGCGGCACAAGTTATCATGGGCAGGAGGGATGCGCTGCTGACCCATGAccttggtggtcggactgagttCGCGGGCCTCCTTGCCTGGCTTGGGAAGCACCTCAAAAACTACCGGGAGAGATGCTCTGTCGGCAAGCTAGCAGATCTGGAGCTTGAAAAAGTCAAGGTACTTATCGCCCGTGGGGAGGCATACTGGAAGGAGGCGCATGCTGCTCCCCACGGTCGCAATATCCGTTGGGCGACCCATCCACGGGCCGTTTCCAACGCGACCCTACGTGCCAACATGACCCTTGACAGAGCGGTCCACAGATGGGGATCGGGAATCAGGGCAATGGAACATATGCTTGTCCGGGCTCTCCGATTTGTTGAAGACACAACTCCTGGGTCCTTCGGGGTATGGGGCATGGGCGGTGTGGGCAAGACCACCCTTCTGGAGCTTGTGCGTGATTCTGGCTGGGAGTCCTTCGACCATATTGTTTTTGTGAAGGTTGGCAAACAGTACGATGTCCATAAGGTGCAACAGTGCATTGCAAACAATGTCGGAGCGTCATTGTCCTCCGAATCCAGTATGCAACACTCTGCTGACACCATTTATAATCATCTGAGAGACAAAAACTTCTTGTTGCTGCTGGATGACCTATGGAAACGCCTTGACTTGCAAGCAATCGGCATCCCACCAATTACTGGGGAACCGGGGCGGCATCGTAAAGTTATAGTAACATCAAGAAGAAACACCGTATGCGCCAATATGAGATGCCAAGAAAACAACATCATAGCTGCAGGGTGCTTGAACAAAGAAGATGCGTTGCTACTCTTCCTGGATAAAGTCGGGAACCGCGCCATCCAAGCCCACTCTCGGATTCCCAGCCTGGCTAAGGAG GTGGCAGCGCAGTGTGGTGGCTTACCACTAGTTCTGTGCGTCGTCGGTTCAGCTATGTCAGCGAAGGAAGATCCTGGGCTATGGCTGAATGCAATAAACAGATTGAAGAAGTCAAAGGTCCACAATAACCTCGATACAGATGAAGAGGTATACCAGTGTCTAAAATACAGTTTTGACAATCTGGCAAATGATGGACTGCGAGGCTGTCTACTATTGTGCTCTTTGTGGGCTCAAAACGAGAGCATCCCTAAGGAGCAGCTTATCCAATGGTGTATTGGGCTTGGTTTTTCAGAAGCTTCTGATGGTTTTGAAGGAGGGGAAGAGATGATCCATTGTCTGCTGGATGCGTCGCTCTTGGAGAAGAAAGGAAGCAAGGTGGTTGAGATGCACGACGTCATCCGTGACATGGCACTGTGGATTTTGGAAGCTGACAGCAGGGAACAAGCACCGATGAGAGATGAGAGGTGGAGCGTGCTGAAGCAAGTATGGATCGAGGAGACAGAACGGCCTATGGGGAATAGCAACATGTGGCCCATATGTGAGAGGAAGCTAGCACGGATGAAGGGCATCGAGAAGAACTGGCACACATTGTCTACCAATCATGCATGGCCTGCCAAGAAAGATTGGCCCAAGCTCGAGATGCTGGTAAAGCGGAAGGATTGCTTATCTTCACTACCAAGCATCTCTGATTTCAAAGCTTTGACCTTTTTAGATTTGGGTTCCCAATTTAGATTGGAGGAATTTCCAAAGGAGATATGTGAGTTGATCGAGCTAGAATACCTCAACATTGTGGGAAGTGGGATGTTTGCGCTGCCGATGGAGCTCGGGAAGCTGTCAAAGCTCAAGCATTTGCATCTAAGGCAAGCTTGGAACCTTCGAGCAATACCAAGAGGATTATTCTCAGGACTTCAGAACATTCAAGTGGTGGACCTTTTCTGTGACAGTTCGGAGCGTCCTTACCGTCCAAAGTCTGATGCTGTTTCCTTTTCTCCTCTTCTACTAGCATTGGCAGACCCAGAAATAGACAACTTGCAAATTCTTGGGATTTGCCTGCAGGGACAGAGTGCTAATATCGAGATCCTAAAGAAGATGAAGAGGGTGCGTGTACAGTCACTTTGCTTGCTTAATCCATTTTTCTGCAGTGAGCACCAGCAGCCCCAGGCAAAAAACTGCAACGTAATGAATTTGAAGCTGCTCGGCGATCTAGACAGCCTAAAGGAGCTGGCCATTTCTAGCTCTGACAGTTTGCGGGAGGTTGCCGCTGAATGGGATCCCACGCAGTCTCCTAGTAAAGATGTGCTACTCCCAAACCTCAACCATCTCTGTTTGGAAAACCTCAGTACACTGGAGAAAGTAATATGGAGGAATACAGGAAATCACCTTCGAGAGGTATATATTATCAAATGTGGAAGAATAAAGCATGCTACATGGGTACTGCAGCTTAAATTCCTCGAACTTCTGGATATTCGTGGTTGCACACGACTTGAACTCCTGGTTGATATATCAGAGCTGTGGCCTGAAGAAATTGCAAGTAATCCACCCAGGGTGATTTTTCCACAACTTAAAAGTATCACTTTAATTCACCTTCCAGAGTTATCTACCATCTGTGTGTTGCCTTGCGATTTTGAGAAGCTGGCCAGGCTTTCAGTTTCTTCATGTAGTAAGCTGACAGCCATTTCTACTCACCGTCCTGTCAATGCGGCCAGACCCGCCCTTCTTACAGTGGGTGAAGATGAATGGTTTGCTCGATTGGAACACAATCCCCACATTCGGCGTACCTCTCGCGCATTCATAGCAGAGTTTTTTGAGCCTATGATTTGTCATTTCGGGAAGTCTGTCCTGCGTTTTAGATTGAACAAACTGGTTCGACACAGGCGGGCTGAATTAATTCCTCGCTCCCTGCCCTCCAAGTCTGAAGTTTTGGATTGCAGAATGGCTAGAGATGGAGGGCCTGATTCTTTGGAGTTATTAATAAG AAATTTTAAGTGGTCAAAGGAAGTTCCCCGCATTAGTAATCGGAACAAGGAGTATAAGAAAAAAAATAAGCACCCTCATAGTTGGAGCTCTCAATGTCACAATGGTAAGCTTGAAGAATTTAGGGGGGAGGACGAGGCAAGGATGAGGGGGGGAGTGCTACCATTGCTCGACATGACGGAAGAGCATGCCAGAAACAGTTTTTGGGTGAGTATGAGTAGTAAATCATCTACCTCGCCATCTACCATTGCATTACAAAAGCGGGACATGCAGACATTGCGCAGCAAGTTG GGGAATGAGAAGAATGATGTACTCACCGAGGCCCTAGGAAATGCAGAGCATTCTGGTCAAGTTAAAGCCAGGCACAGAAGATCCAGAGCAGAATATGACGGCATGGAAGTTACCAGTGTTCAAACGGTAAGGGGAGAATGCAAGGATCAAGTCAGTATCTTCAAGAAGGAGCTTAAACGGCGAAGGTTTGTCGGAGAGGATGTGCAGAAAATGGAGATCCATTTTAGTTGTTCCTCTATCCGCAATATCTCAGCAGAAATCCCAGCCACATATCTTGTCAGCGACACCAAA GTGCCGAAAGCTTTGGGGAAGGTACATCTACCCATAGCAGAGGAGACGCTCACTGCCATTGATGACGTGGAAGGTGCAAGTGAGCTATTTGTTGGTGAGCCTCCGGAATGGCAAACTGACCTAAGAGATGCCAAAATCAAATGTGTCCAATGGCCCAGGAAGGACACTGACTTTGATCAAGTCCTACCAACAGCACTGGCAGAAGCAACAACAATAGCACCGCCACAGCAACGATTACCAACAATAATATCATTTGCAGCAGCAACAAGAGGGCAGccgccaccacgaccacgaccagaAACAACAAAAACAAGGACAGTGGCGACACCACCACATGCAGCAGTAGCAACAACACCAGTTGCAGCAGTGCTAAGCTGGCGACGGCCAGCAGCAGGGTCAACACTAGTGGTAGCAAGGTACAAAACACTAGTGACAACACCAGCGGCAACACTAATGGCAACAAAGCATGCAGCACCAGCAAGCCAGAAGAAAAAAGCCCTAGTGAAAATGGTCAAACCCAACCAAAACAAGACTGTTGACGAGCTCAACGAGGAGCAGCTTCTTTTTGCACTGCAGATAAGCTTGGTTGCTACTAATACCCGGAAATTCAAGAATGGCGAACCATTGGTCGAGCTGTCAGATGAAGAAATGGAGAAAGAATTTGGACCTGCTTGTCTGATTTTCCATGATTATtacatggagaaatcaaaaaatCAGGCAAATGAGCGGTCTTCTAGTTTCACCGCAAAATTCGAACATAAACATTTTCACCATTCCGAGGAAGACTATGCAATTCCTGTGCAATTCGAGGACTTGTTCGAGCTGTACAACCTTGGTGCCCTTGAAGCGGGTCTCATGAGATTGTGGACATT ACACTTGATTAAGGTCGCAGAAGATAGTAAAGCACCAGTGGGTTTTCTCGATGCACACATGATATCATCAAGGCAAATCAATACCATGCGAGACCAAACCCACCGGTATATGGTCTATGCATTGAATGCTCAATGCACCAAGGAGTACAtcatttttccctacaacaatgGTGCGCATTGGGTTGCAGTTGTACTTCTGCCAAAATTGAACAAGGTAATATACCTTGATTCAATCAGGGGGGACAACAGATACAAAGAACTCGAGGAAGTACTAAACAG TGCATTCTTGGAGGTTTGTAATCATCAAACTGGAGGGACCAGCCATTCAGCGCAGCTGTGCCATGACTTCAATGTGATG TGCCACCAGCAGCCAATGGGTACCCAGCTATGTGGATTCTACGCATGCCGCCACATGCAAATCGTCTTCAATGCGGCGGAAGCAAAAGATTGCGAG ATAATATATAACATATCTAAAAGCAAATTGGGAATGCACGAGCTTGCCAAAATCCGCCACGAACTTGTTCACTACATAAATACAGAAGTTAGAGAGGAATTTGTCCAAGTAAAATGA